CAGCGAAACGCCGCCCGACACCCTCCGCTTCATGAATCCGGTGGCTGCCGCTTACGGCATCGAACTTTGAGCCCGAGGACCCCGGGTGCCCCAGGGCTGGAGGAACACCTCCGTCTCCTCCAGGATTCGCGGCAGTGACGCGGTGAGTTCGTGGCCGTCGTCCACCTCCACCAGCCGGACGTGGCGCTTGCCCTCCGCCCACTGGCGCGAGTTCTGGACGTCACAGGTGTCATCCTGACGGCCGTGGATGATGAGCGTCGGGACGCGCACGTCGGGCCAGCCACCGGTGCGGGCGTCCACTGCCTCCGCGTCGGCGATGAATCCCGAATGGATGCGCGCCTTCTGCTGCGTCACGAAGTCGTCCGTCTCAATCCAGCCCGACGTCTGCCAATGCCGCCACGCCGCGTCTCCCATTCTCCGGCGCAGCTGCGGGACGACGCGGAAGGCGGGCGCCAGCAGCACCAGCGCACACACGCGGGCGTCCTGCTCCGCCACTCGGGCCGCCGTGAGGCCTCCCAGGCTGGAGCCGATGAGCACCACCCGCTCCTCGGGCCCGCCCATCGCGGCCAGCACCGTGTCCAGCATGACGCTCAGGCGCAGCTGCTCCAGGGAGGGGACGCGGAGGTTCAACCGCTCCACCGGAATGCCCTGGTCCGCGTAGTGCCTCGCCACGGCCACGCCCTTCTTCGAATCCGGACCCGAGGCGAAGCCGTGCAGGTACAGCCAGCGAGGACCCACGGCGGAAGGCGATGTCGTCGAAGTGCTCATGACAAGCCACTCTAACGGGCGCGCGGGGCCGTGGCTTCAGATGCGCAACACCGGCCCGGCAATCACCGACTGCATGAGCTTGGCGCACTGGTTGAGCGCGTTGGACGTCAGCTTCACGTCACAGAACTGGAAGCCCGTGGAGACGGACACGCCCCAGCGGTCGCTGAACCAGCCGTCCACGCCCACCCGGAAGGCCATGCTCGTGGTGTCGATGTTCTGCCGCAGCCAGGTGCCCACGTCGTCCGGCGTGAAGGTGCTCCCCCAGCTCTTCGACAGCCGCGCGCCCACCCACGGCGTGATGGGCTTGTCCTGGAAGAAGCGCAGCCGCGCCTCGATGCCCACCGCCCGGTAGTCGAGCTGCGAGCGCTCCAACTGCCCCGGTCGCATCGCATCCGGGAACTGCTGGCCCCACGTCTCGGAGATTTCCGCCAGCAGGCCCACCGACAATCCAGGTGGGGTCTCCAGGCCCAGGTATCCGTGCAGCGCCGGGCCCTTCGCGCGGAAGTTGCTCAAATGGTCCAGGGTGATGCCGGCGCCCAGCGATGCATAGCCATTCCAGCCTGCCGCCACCGCGTCCGTTCCCACACACAGCACGCCCACCACCGCCACCCACATCGACTGCTTTCTCATGCGTTGCAGTCTATGCCTGGAGGTCGCCGTGGGGGACTCCGAGTGCCGCCGCGTGTCATGAAATCATGCAGCCGTGCGTGCCTCGATGTGGCCATGCGCATCCCTGCGGACAGTCCAACTACTGCCGCCCTGTCGGAGGGAGGGGTGGGGCGGGGACCTGCATGCGCTTCCGGAGGGCAAGTCCGAAAGCTAGGGTGGTGTTCCATGTCCAGCTCCTTCGAAGCCGCCGCCTCCGCCGTCCGTGACGCACTCTCCAGTGCGGGCCGGGGCCTGGTCGAACGCGAGGCGATGGTGGAGCTCGTCGCGCTCTCCGCCGTGGCGGGGGAGCACCTGCTCGTCATCGGTCCGCCGGGCACCGCGAAGAGCGAGGCGGTGCGGCGCACCGCACGTGTCCTGGGCGGCTCGTACTTCGAGTACCTCCTGGGTCGCTTCACCGAGCCCTCCGAGCTCTTCGGCCCCGTGGACCTCCGCAAGCTGCGCGAGGGCATCGTCGAAACGGAGACCCAGGGCATGCTTCCCGAGGCCGAGGTCGCCTTCCTCGATGAGGTGTTCCTCGGCTCCACCGCCATCCTGAATACGCTGCTGGGCCTCCTCAATGAGCGCACCTTCCGGCGCGGCCACACCCGCATGCGCTGCCCCCTGCGCGTCTGCGTGGGCGCCTCCAATGCCTTGCCGGAAGACGAGTCGCTGGCCGCCTTCGCGGACCGGTTCCTCGCACGCATCTTCGTCGAGCCCGTGCCAGACCCGCGGCTGGAGGAGCTGCTCGCGGGCGGCGCTTCACTGTGGGGGGACGCGGACGCGCATGTCACCTCGCTGGAGTCCCTGGACGTGGTCGCCCAGGCCGCGCGTGAGGCGGACCTCTCCGGGGTGCGCCCGCATCTGGCGCATGCGCTGCGCACGTTGCGCGCCGCGGGCGTGGCCTTGTCCGACCGCCGCGCGGTGAAGGTCCAGAAGCTCATCGCCGCCGCCGCGGCGCTCGCGGGCCGGCGCACACCTGGGACCGCGGACCTGTGGCCGCTCGTGTATGCCGTGCCGACGAAGGAGGCCCAGGCGCTCGCTCGGGACGTGCTGCGGGACGTGCTCGCCGGGACGGAGAACCCGGCCCTGCCGGCGGCGGCGTTGGAGGCCAGCGCGGGCCCTCTGGCGCGGGCACGGCGCATCGCTTCCGCGGGGCAGGCGCTGCTGGCGGAGCGGCCCGTGGATGGCAATGGCGAAGCGCTCGCCGCGTGGCGGCTCAAACTGGAGGGCGTGGCGCGAGAGATGGACGCGGGCTTCGCTCCCGAGTCGCTTCCCGATGACTTGAAGGTGCTTCGCGCGGAGGTGACAGGGGTGCTCGCCTCCGGCGCTTCAGGGCTCGAGTCATCCGAAACGGAGGTGGCGGTGTGAGGGCGCAGGGTTCCCGCGCTGGCTCCGCCGCTGCCTGGATGCAGGCCCACGCGCCTGGAGGCTCCGCGCACTGGTTTCCGGAGGCGCCGCCTCGGGGCCGGGGTGCGGTGGCTGACGTGCCGTGAGCGCAACGGGAAGAGACTCGCGGACGGGGGACGCGCTGGAGACGCGCGGCGAAGACGCCGCTCGCCTGCCGGTGCGGTGGCGTTCGCGCGCCGAGCCGCTGGAGCCGCTCGCCGTGGCAGGCGAAGGCCCCGTGGCGGTGGCGCTCGCGCGCCGGGTGCTCGCCGAAGACGATGCACGCCTTGCCAGTTGGGAAGGCGTCGCGGGGCGGGGACTCCTGGTGCTCCTCGGGGCCTCGGCGTCGCTGCCATGGGTCGACGGCGCCGTGTACCTGGGACGGGATGCCGCGGCGCCCTCGCTGTTGCTTCCCTGTGCGTTGGCGCCAGACGTGGCGGCTTCGCTGCTGGAGCGTGCGTTCGTGGCGCATGCGCATGGCACGGGAGCGAGGTTGGCGGTGCTGCCCGCGTCCATGTGTCTCGTCCGCATGGACGCCGCGCGGCCCGTGTCGCGTGTCACGCTTCAGGCCTGGCTGGACACGGGGTCGCCGGGGGACACGCCGTGAGCACGTTGCCCCATGCGTTACGCCCCTGGGCGTCGATCCTCGCGAAGTTCCCGCTGGAGGTGGCGCTGAACCTGGGCCCGCTGGTTGCCCGGTTGTCCGCGGCGCTGGGGCCGCTGCGGGCGCCCTCGGAGAGGGAGGGCGGCGAGCCTCAAGGGTATGACGGCCTGTCGCGAAGAGGCTCCTTCGACCGGCTGCTGGTGAGTGAATGGCTGTGGGCCCTGGAGGCACCCGACGAACTGGTGCGCCGTGCCGCCTTCGGAGAGCTGTCCTATCTCAAGCCCTCGTTCCGCCAGCCTCAGCGCGCGCATCGCACGGTGATGTTGCTCGATGCGGGACCCGACCAGCTTGGCGCTCCGCGCATCGCGCACCTCGCGTTGCTCATCGTCATGGCGCGCAGGGCGGAGGCCGCGGGCGCCACGTTCGCATGGGGCGTGCTTCAGGCAGACCCGCGGCGTGGCTGGTTCACGGAGGTGACGCCCGCCACGCTGGGCGCCTGGTTGAAAGCGCGTGACATTGCGTCGCCCTCGGCTGAGCGGCTCTCGGCCTGGCGCGAGGCACTCGCGCTCGACGCGCGGACGGCGGACGCCTGGCTCGTGGGGGCCTCCCGCCTGTCCCGGCTCGTGGGGGTGGAGACGCTCTCGCGCATCGACGTCTCCGAAGTCCTGGCGCCCGAGGTGCGCCAGCTCGCGGTGGAGGTGCATCCCGCCGCGCGCGCGCCGCGCTCCGTGTTGCTCGACCTGCCGTCTCCGGATGACAGCGTGCGTCTGTTGAGAGACCCGTTCCGCGCGCGCGTCGCCGCGCCCGTGAAGACAGTCCAGCACTCGCGGGTGTCGGGGTTTGCCTTCTCCGCGGATGGCCGCCGGCTGATGCTCTTCTATGAAGGGGGCGGCGTCGGCGCCATGGCGCTGCCCAACTCTCCTCGCGCCACCCTCGCGCGGCCCCAGCGGATGATGCCTCGGAGTGATGAGACCTTCCTGGGCGCGGGCTGGCGGCGTCAGGGGGGCCTGCTCGTGCTGACGCGGAAGCAGGGCGCCTATGCCTTCCGGGGGCAACTGCAACATCAATTCAGGCCCCATGGGCCCAGTGCGTTCCCCTGGACACTGCGCGATACGCAGGCGCATCCACCCATTCCTGCTCGAGGACAGCCCCCCGGCCGGCTGACGACCTATCTCGATGCACTCAATCGGGAGTGCGTGCTCCTGTCCGGCCTGGACGACACGCTCTATTTCTTCGAGGAGGACGATGCCTCCCGCCGCGTGGTCTCCGCCCAGGTGGCTCAGCGGGTCATCGCCGCCGCTCACGTGAAGGGTTCCAGCATCGTCGTGACGCGCGACGAAGATGAGAGGGTTGCGAGTTGCATGCGGCTGGGCATCGTGAGTGCGAAGGAAGTGCGCCAGATTCGCCTGCAGGACTCGAGGGGCGACACCCTCTGGTTCGGTGCCTCGCACCACTCGGGGCATCCGGAGGCTGGGTTGCTCGCGGTGAACAAAATCCCAGGCATGTGGTGTTTGCACCATCGGGACTCGGTGCGATTCGTGACGCTGCGCTCGGGATTGCGAGCCGTGGGCGTCGGGGTCTGTCCGCAGGCGAAAGGAGAGGCCGGACTGTTGGCGCTCGACCCGGACCAGCGAACCTTCTGGAACGTGGGGCTCCAGCACCAGTTCAGGCTGGCGGTGGCCGCCGCTGACGTGGTCCACGCGGAGGCCAGCCATGCGGTGCCTGTGCTCGGGTGGCTGACGACGGAAGGTGAGCTGGTGCTGTACCACCTGGAGCACGAAGTGGTGCTGTGCCGTCTCCATCCGGGAGGCGGGGGATGAGCACGGCACGCGCGGGGCTCCGGCCCCGGCAGCAGGTGCACCGGGGCACGGTTCGGGCCTCGGCGTTCTGGCTCGACCCGGCCCTGCTCGGTGAGGCGGAGGCTCGCCGCCGGATTCTGGCGGTGTGGACGCCCGGCATGTCCGTTCACGCCGTGGCGGGTGGATATCTTGTGGAGATGTCCGCGCCACGCGCGGTGGTGTGCGAAGCCGCGCCGGGGCTGCCGCTCACTCGGGAGCACGGCGTCCTCTCCTCGGCGCCCTTGTCTCCAGCGGAGCGTCGGCACCCGAGTCTCCATGAAGGCGCGGTGTTGCTGGTGCTCAGGGGACGGTCCCTGGTGTTCTCCGCCGGTGTGATGCCGCGGGTGGATATGTCCATATGGCTCGACGTGTCCGCGTGGAGCATCCGAGCCCCGGAGACGCTGGGCGCGCCGCCGCCCCCCGTGCCCGTGCTGGAGCCTGTGCCGCCGCCGTCGCGCGAACGCTTCGGTCCCGGCGTGCCCGAGCCATCACCTGAAGCACAGGAAATGCTCGCGCGCATGGAGGGCCGCCGCGCTCCCGTCGCCGCTGGGGCGCGCCGCCCGGGATGGTGGGCGTGGCTGCGCGAGAGGTTCTCCCGTCAGGGCGCGTCGGTGCGCGGAGGCGGCGAGTCCGAGCGTGGCCGGCCAGGGTGGATGGCGCGGCCTGGGGCCGCGTTCTTGGGAACAGGGGCTCGCGGAGCGCGACAGGGCCCGAGTCCCTGGAGCAGGCTGTCCGACTGGATGATGCGCAACACCTTGCTCGGCGGGTGGGCGCGGCAGCGGAAGGCGGAGTACGTGCGCCGCCTCTTCGACATGTTCGAGGAGGGCAACCTCTATGAGGCACTGCGGCACGCCATTCCACTGGGCAAGGCGCTGAGCGAGAACGCACGCGAGGCCTTGGGGCTGCCAGGGCCTCGTGCGCAACTCACCGTCCAGACGGAGGCGCGGGGAGCGGCGGGGTCCGTGTTCGCGGGAGGACCTGACCTCTACTCCGCGCTCCAGCAGCGCTACCGCGAGGCCTTCCGTCGCTTCGAGCGTGAGGGACGCATCGACGAAGCCGCGTTCGTCCTCGCGGAGCTGCTGGGCGCCGTCGAGGAAGCCGTGTCCTTCCTGGAGCGGCATGGCCGCTTCAAGCTGGCGGCGGAGCTGGCCGAGGGGCGCAAGCTGGCTCCAGGGCTCGTGGTGCGTCAGTGGTTCCTGGCTCAGGACGTCGCGCGCGCCATCGCCATCGCCCGGCGCAGTGGGGCCTTCGGGGACGCGGTGGCGCGGCTGGAGCGTTCGAATCCACCGGAGGCCCTTGCGCTCCGCCTGCTGTGGGCGGAGACGCTCGCCGAGGCCGGCGACTACGCGCGCGCCGTTCAGGTGGTGTGGCCGGTGGCGAAGAATCGAGCCCCGGCGCGCGAATGGCTGGAGCGGGGCGTGGCGAGTGGTGGCGCGACGGGCGCTCGGCTGCTGGCGATGTGGGCCACGGCGTTCGCGGACGGGCTGACGGTGGCGGGTGCGCGGGTGCGCGAGTTGCTCGACGACGACGCGCCGGAGCGCGCGTCCGAGCGCTTCGTCTTTGGACTGGCGCTCGTGGAAGAGCCTCCTTCCGCCAACCGCACCGCGTTGGTGGTGCCCACGCTGCGCGCGTTGCTTCGGGACCGGGCGGCGGGCAATGCCCGCTCCACCTCGGACCTGAGCCTCATCAAGCGCTTGTTGGGCGCCGCGCCCGACGGCACCTTGCGCACGGACCTGCCGTCGCTGGCCGACAGTATCCACCCCGCGTGGCGCGATACCCATGCACGGCCGCGCATCGACGTCACGGTGCGGGCCTCTGAAGCGGGGACCTTCACGCTTCATGACGTGGTGATGCTGCCAGACGGCCGGCTGTTGTACGCCCTGGGGGAGGCGGGGGCGCGGCTGGTTCGCGCGGACGGCCGGACGGTGGCGCACTTCGACGTGCCGGCCTTCCACCTGGTGCCTTCCATCCATGGGGACCGCGTCCTGGCACTCGCGCGGCGGGACGATGTGTGGCGCCTGTCCCGGCTGGACCTGGTCGCACGCAGGTGCAGCCCCTGGGTTGATATGTCATTGACGGACTGGTCCCACAGCTACGACGGCAATGTCTGGTTCGTGTCCTCTGAAAACATGGTGATGATGGTGGATGCGCTCGCCGCTGACTGCCGAGCGCTCTGGCGAGTCCCGGAACTTGCCAGCCGGGCGTTTTCCATTGCGGCGGATGCCACACACATGAGTTTCATCGTCGGAACACAGGAGCGGTGGACGTATACTCTCGCGGACGGGCCCACATTGCGCGACCGGTCGGAGCTGCCTCCAGCGGCGTCGGACCTGAACGTGGTGAGCTGGTGTCTGTCCGTGGTCCCGGACGGTGAGGCTGCTGTCCTGCGCATGGAGGATCCCCCTGACCCCGAGGATGTGGCACGCGGATGGAATAATCTGAGGAGCTCGCTGGCTTGGGTGCAGCCCGTGTCACTTCGCAATCGGGTTCGGACGGAGCGCGACCACGAGGCGCTCAAGGGCATCTTTCTCTCGCGGGAATGGTGTTTGGAATTGATGGATTTGGGGCCGGATTGGCAGCTTCAGTTGACGGACAGGCGCGGGTTTTCCCGCGCCGTGTTGACGTTCGAAGGGAATGTCCGTCCGAGGGTGCGGCTCACGGACAGCATCTTGCTGGCATTCGACGAGGGTGGCCGGGGCGTGTGGCTGGATTTGGAGTGCGGTGAGGTCCGGCACTTGCCGGTGCCTTGAGCCGTCAGGCGCCGTGGAGCAGGTTCGGTGACAGGGTGACGTCTCTGACGGTGAGCCGTCGCTGTTCGTCATCC
This genomic stretch from Myxococcus virescens harbors:
- a CDS encoding YqiA/YcfP family alpha/beta fold hydrolase; the protein is MSTSTTSPSAVGPRWLYLHGFASGPDSKKGVAVARHYADQGIPVERLNLRVPSLEQLRLSVMLDTVLAAMGGPEERVVLIGSSLGGLTAARVAEQDARVCALVLLAPAFRVVPQLRRRMGDAAWRHWQTSGWIETDDFVTQQKARIHSGFIADAEAVDARTGGWPDVRVPTLIIHGRQDDTCDVQNSRQWAEGKRHVRLVEVDDGHELTASLPRILEETEVFLQPWGTRGPRAQSSMP
- a CDS encoding AAA family ATPase, whose translation is MQSMPGGRRGGLRVPPRVMKSCSRACLDVAMRIPADSPTTAALSEGGVGRGPACASGGQVRKLGWCSMSSSFEAAASAVRDALSSAGRGLVEREAMVELVALSAVAGEHLLVIGPPGTAKSEAVRRTARVLGGSYFEYLLGRFTEPSELFGPVDLRKLREGIVETETQGMLPEAEVAFLDEVFLGSTAILNTLLGLLNERTFRRGHTRMRCPLRVCVGASNALPEDESLAAFADRFLARIFVEPVPDPRLEELLAGGASLWGDADAHVTSLESLDVVAQAAREADLSGVRPHLAHALRTLRAAGVALSDRRAVKVQKLIAAAAALAGRRTPGTADLWPLVYAVPTKEAQALARDVLRDVLAGTENPALPAAALEASAGPLARARRIASAGQALLAERPVDGNGEALAAWRLKLEGVAREMDAGFAPESLPDDLKVLRAEVTGVLASGASGLESSETEVAV
- a CDS encoding bpX6 domain-containing protein — translated: MSTARAGLRPRQQVHRGTVRASAFWLDPALLGEAEARRRILAVWTPGMSVHAVAGGYLVEMSAPRAVVCEAAPGLPLTREHGVLSSAPLSPAERRHPSLHEGAVLLVLRGRSLVFSAGVMPRVDMSIWLDVSAWSIRAPETLGAPPPPVPVLEPVPPPSRERFGPGVPEPSPEAQEMLARMEGRRAPVAAGARRPGWWAWLRERFSRQGASVRGGGESERGRPGWMARPGAAFLGTGARGARQGPSPWSRLSDWMMRNTLLGGWARQRKAEYVRRLFDMFEEGNLYEALRHAIPLGKALSENAREALGLPGPRAQLTVQTEARGAAGSVFAGGPDLYSALQQRYREAFRRFEREGRIDEAAFVLAELLGAVEEAVSFLERHGRFKLAAELAEGRKLAPGLVVRQWFLAQDVARAIAIARRSGAFGDAVARLERSNPPEALALRLLWAETLAEAGDYARAVQVVWPVAKNRAPAREWLERGVASGGATGARLLAMWATAFADGLTVAGARVRELLDDDAPERASERFVFGLALVEEPPSANRTALVVPTLRALLRDRAAGNARSTSDLSLIKRLLGAAPDGTLRTDLPSLADSIHPAWRDTHARPRIDVTVRASEAGTFTLHDVVMLPDGRLLYALGEAGARLVRADGRTVAHFDVPAFHLVPSIHGDRVLALARRDDVWRLSRLDLVARRCSPWVDMSLTDWSHSYDGNVWFVSSENMVMMVDALAADCRALWRVPELASRAFSIAADATHMSFIVGTQERWTYTLADGPTLRDRSELPPAASDLNVVSWCLSVVPDGEAAVLRMEDPPDPEDVARGWNNLRSSLAWVQPVSLRNRVRTERDHEALKGIFLSREWCLELMDLGPDWQLQLTDRRGFSRAVLTFEGNVRPRVRLTDSILLAFDEGGRGVWLDLECGEVRHLPVP